From the genome of Solanum lycopersicum chromosome 12, SLM_r2.1:
tggtaactagtagtatgatgcaaatgctcactgctagaggtttgttttcaggtcTACCTTCAGAggacccacatgcccatatagctaatgTAAGGGCaatgtgtaaaagttgtgtagggaggtctgatttttatttggatgtaataggactaagagtatttcctctctcactgacgggagatgctgctatttggttcactaagctcccttataactcaattttcacttggaaccaactaacggacgttttcttagcacgttactacaCGGTttccaagaaactaaatcacaaagacagagtgaacaactttgtgtaactaccaggagagtcagttagaagttcttgggatagattcacttcatttttaagaagtgtccccaatcaccacatagatgatgagttaatgaaggaatacttctatcggggacaagacgataataataaagttgtattggatactatagcgggtggttaTTACGGGGAGTGTACTTATGCCGAGATTGCTGAAAAGtcagagaaaatctcccggaataataaagcttggagtactaggaagtcaaatACTAgtagaaataccttcgcagtaaaatccactcacaacccacccatagatgagattcgtgaagagatgggtcagatgagaactgagcttgggttggtattaaaacatatcactgggggtgcagaaaagataaatgcagttaactacttttctaaaccaccaccaccaaatggtGAATGTTATTATGTAGAgaattcctatgcggtaaataagcagacggggggtttctgaCTGAGTTCCCAAGTTTCAAACCAGGagaattggcaccaaggtcatGGAAACTAAGGTCGAATCTATGGTATAACCGTGAGGGTAATTAGGTCtgagatggaaattacaaccgcgacaatAACTTCAATAGGGTAACTAtagtaacagaaatgataggaatggaccctatgttccttctaaaaattgtgaagttgcacctagggatggtggaggtagtatggcgcgagttgaggatatgtttcaCAAAATGATTAGGAGGTTCGATGCAAGTGATGagaacattaaagagttgaggagtgatttagcgggtattgggcagaaagtcgatacacatgcaatatccaTTAAGCACCTTGATTTACAAAtgacccaattatctgcaactgtgaacacacagcaaccgggtactcttcctagcaacactgtccaaatcaaaaaaatgatggacactgTATAGAAATCACTACTcgcggtggtaagcaaaccattgacccacctatttcgtctaatgaggaaaaggtgataaaagataatgataaagttgTAGAGGTTAGAGGTGAAGTAGAAAATAACACTataaaagatgctgaagtgcctaaaaaggtaactcccatgcctagaccaccacccccatttccttaaagattagtgaaaaagatcgaggatggtaaatatcggcatttTTTAATAATGTTGAAGAACCTTTCTATCATtatccctttggtagaagctttagaacaaatgcctaTCTATgacaagtttatgaaagatctggtaacaaagaaaagatcggtcacttttgaggatgatgatagaatgcagcattgtactgctattgctacaagatctctggaacaaaataaagaagatccgggtccgtttactattccttgtacaatcgggttattacattttgcaaaagcattatgtgagcTGAgagcaagcataaatctcatgcccttttcgatttacaagaagtagggtttgggtgatccaaagcccaccacaatgcggctactgatggccgatcaaacagtaaaaaggcctatagggatactccacgatgttctagtaaaagtggagcCATTCGTATTTCtgacagattttgttattcttgattgtgaagtccaTTTTGAAgttcctattattcttgggagaccattccttgctacgggtagagccttagttgatatagaaaaggggcagatgaaattttggttgaacaatgaagaagtgaccttcaatatttgtaggtccgtgaagcagagtggtgagctccaatcggtatctgttATATCTTACAAATTTGGTAAGTCATCTGAGataaaaatagaagaacgtGTACTTTTAGAAGCTTTAGCGGTGgtaataatgaattttgataacgattgcattgaagagtatgggtcattagtcgcggctatTGATCgtggtgatgttcggtttaaaccgaagaaatatgtgttagacatgaagaatcgcgagtctccacccgcaaaaccatctatagagTAGGCTCCAgagttagaactaaaagctccCCCACCTCATCTcgggtatgaattcttagggaATGGTGACACTTTTCCGGTAATCGttgcatcagacctgaatgaacaacaagttgagagtttggtaaaagtgctaaaaaggttcaaaggagctattgggtggactattgcggacattattgggatccctcctggtatttgttcTTATAAAACCAAACTCACgcccgatcataagccaagtattgagtaCAAGAGACacttaaatccacctatgcaagaggtcggGAAGAAAGAAATCATTAAATGGTTGGACGTCAGAGTAATATATCCGATCGCCGATAGTtgttgggtatgccctgttcagtgtgtacctaagaaagggggaatgattgtggtccccaatgagaaaaatgaacttgttccaatgagaccggttactggatggagggtgtgcatggattaccgtaaattaaatgcatttattgaaaaagaccattttctaatggtcttcatggatcagatgttggatagacttgctggaaaagggtggtactgttttcttgatggatattctgggtataatcagatttctattgcattAGAAGATCAAGATAAAACCACCTTCACTTGTTCATATGGGAGCTTTGCGTTCAAGAGAATTCaatttgggttgtgcaatgcacccgccacatttTAGAGATGTATGATATCGATATTCTCCGACATGGTTGAAGATACTATtaaagtttttatggatgatttttctgttatTGGTGAatcattcgagcggtgtttaAGCCATTTATCTGAAGTCtgtaagagatgtgaagactgcaatttagtactaaattggaaaaaatgccacttcatggtgaaagaagctattgttttgggtcatcgcatttcagaatagggcatagaggttgatcgagctaaagttgaggtaatagagagacttctcACTcctatctctgtaaaaggtgtgagaagctttcttgggcatgtaggtttttaccggagattcatcaaagatttttcaaaagttgcacatccattgtgcaaactgttggagaaagattgtaaattttattttgatgaatcctgccTTAAAGCATTCaatgagctaaaagaaaaattggtgtctacacctatcattatttctccggatcgGAACattccatttgaggtgatgtgcgatgctagtgtgGTTTCTCTTAGTATGGTATTAGGACCAAGAAGGAACAAAAtacttcaccccatttactatgctagtaaagccctaatgaagcccagaagaactacacagtgactgagaaAGAACTTCTTggagtagtctttgcttttgaaaaatttcgttcctatttgctaggtactgaAGTTATAGTGCCTACTGGccattcagcattgagatattttatgGCAAAAAAGGATACAAAATTGAGGTTGggtcgttgggtattactgctacaagaatttgacatTGAGGTgagggatagaaaagggaccaagAATCAAGTTTCCCATCACTTGTCCCGTCTAGAAGATGAATATATTAGAGAGTTCGAGGATAAGActgatattgatgatacttttcccgatgagcatgtattggctgcctcacaagacttgattccatggttagCAGATTTTGCAAACTATCTGGCTAGCGATATTTTTccatcggacttgtcctttcatcaaagaaaaaaattcatgtacgatgtgaagaatttctttttggatgaaccatacttatatAAGAGCTGTGCcgatgggcttattcggcgttgtgtgccagaagttgagatgttgagtgttttggaggcatgccattcctcacccgtGGGTGGACATCATAGTGATATCCGAACcactcataagatattacaatgtggttactattggccaactcttcatcaagatgctcatgagtttgctaaagcatgtgatagatgccaaagagatggcgACATTTCAAGCATGGAAGAGCTCCCTCttaaccccattcttgtgattgagttatttgatgtttggggtattgactttatgggtccttttgtgagttctcatggaaagaagtatattttagtagcggttgattatgtatctaaatgggtggaagATATttccctcgcaaacaatgaagggaagagtgtcactgcgttctttaaaaagaatatattctctcgatTTGGTACCCCAAGGGAAactattagtgatgggggattCCAATTTTGCAACTAATTTTTCAAgggattattggagaaatatggggttcgccataatgtggacACTCCTTATCATCCTCAAATTattgggcaagttgaagtgttaaatagggagatcaaacagatattgtacAAAAtagtgaacgctagtagaacagattggtcaaggaggcttgattaTGCTCTTTGGTCCCACCGGACAGCGTATAAAACTCCCATAGATATGTCCCATACCACCTTGTATACGGGAAttcttgtcatcttccggttgaatTAGAGAATAAAgtcatgtgggctatgaagaagttgaaaatgaatTGGGACGAAGCTGCAGAACAACGGTTAActaggttgaatgaactcgatgaattttgCCTGAAAGCTCATCCCTctacaaataaaagatgaagaagtaccatgacctaaaaattgaaaaacgggAGTTTATCGTTGGGGATTTGgtgattttatacaattttaggttgcgcttgtttccgggaaagctcaagtccaaatggactggcccttacttgattacccaactattccctcatggagaagttgagttggaaaccaaggagggtgtgcggtttaaggtgaatgcaCAACGAATAAGAATCTATTTCGGGCATACTGAATCAACGAATGacgtgatcgaggcataccatcttgatgatgtctgagtaatcaagtgtcttcagtcgtgctgcgacgttaaatcaggcgctggttgggaggcaactcaatacttatagttttctttctagtaatggtagaatTTTCTACTAGTAGGTTTTAAATTTGCTGgtagcacatcaccaggaaattatGCAGAAAATCACTCCACAACATTTACTAATGGATATATCAATGGATTGTCACActtgcgatggaccgtcgcatgaacCCGTAGTGCCAggtacatttttcatttattttcaaaattagggcATCCGCGATGTAAACCATGAAGGGTCGTCGCATCTGATATGGACCATCGTCGGGGACTCATTGTGTCATTAACCAGTAACACAACTgggaattttaaaaattttcaacctTTAAAACCCCCCAACACTTCATTTCAACCATTTCTTTCCCTCTATCTCCCATTCCCTCCCTTTCAAACTTCCTACCTTTCTCATACTCTTCTGTATCAACTAATCTATATCACTTCCCCAAATCCCAAAATCCCAAAATCTCCTTTCTACTGGTCGGAGTCTACTGTAGTGGTTCTGCTCTTGATAACCAAAGTTCCTCACTTTCTTGTTTTTGTCctcttctcaggtatgtgtctctaatctcgacccatttacattgcagtTTTGTTTTTCAATCACTATTAGactatttctttttggtgggtctttgttctttgatccaattttgtctgacctaggttgagagtCCCTcaaattgccttgttaaaacttGAGAAATTGGTATTTTAGCATTGCTAGTCTACTCGGTATTTCGGCTAGAAACATGTAGGTTAACATCAAGTATTCCGTTTGAGTAAcaggggatgattgtggcatcctcagttctgtcactgaatgacaAAACAAGACCCtgatgacggaccatcatacccacaccggaccgtcatagggtctgtTCCAACACCCCACTATTAattttctctaagtgtccaccaacgaacacatacgacggaccgttgttcccACAACGGTTCATCCTGCACaatcgttctggttgtcagagaccctattcctaaggagctctaactttttctaagtgtcctctgacagacatctatgacagaccgtcattaACACGATGgcccgtcctgcacaaccatcatgGTTGTAAGAGatccttgtcctaagggtctccattttttttctaagtgttcaatgacggacatctacgacggagcTTCGTACACTCGATGGTCCGTCTTGCccaaccgtcatgacggtcagagaccctagtcctaagggtctccaactttttctatGTGTCTAATGACGGACatctacaacggaccgtcattaccacgacagtccgtcctgcccaACTGTCATGACGGTcaaagaccctattcctaaaTGTCTCATTTTTTTATAAGTGTCCACTAATGGACATCTAGGATGGagcgtcataccctcgacggtccgtcctgcacaaccgtcatgacaATTAAAGACCCCCCTTCTAAGGGCCTCCATACTTTTTTGAAGTTCCCCATAAGGGGCATCGACAATGGACAATCATTATCACGATGGTCCATCTTGCTTATCCGTCATAACTGTTAGAGACTTTCCTTTTGGGGTCTCAAAATAAGCATCGTTGAGTAAGACACGATGGACctcatgacggttcgtcatactCACGATGAGCCGTCgcctggtccgtcgtgtttcatTGCTACTACAGAGATGTCATTACAACTTTGCTCTTATGtgtattttgtatcatttttgcTTGTCTTTTTTGCTTCTTCTAGTACTTATAATGATTCGTTACAGGTATTATCTataatggcaccaaaacaagatcgagttaTAGGCTCTGATGATAAGCATGATCCcaagtacgtgcccccaggcactgccACTGCAGCACGAGCTGCACCTGCAACCAGAGCAacgcccaaaaaggtggcgtccgacGTAGTCACTACCTTCCAGTCTGAtaaggagcgcacactgactgATACACCTTCTGGGTTAGCTACACAAGAATAAGGAGTATCTGGttccttaggagttttgtggtcgAAGGAAGCCTCCGGGTCCACAGAAGTCTCTGCACCCGCCACGGTTGCATAGTCTAccttgtctgatgaggctgacagtctTAATTCCACTTCAGGTTCATCGACTGGAGTTCCCGCCCCGGTTGCCGACCAGCCctaccggtggtgtgtcgatgggCAATAGCAAGTGTATTCAGACGCCAAGTATCTAAATGATAAAAGTGTCATGACACAGACCCTTACACTagagaggcgggtccttacgaGAAGTCTCCCCACCATGCCAGATATCCACactctcttcaccagacaccggCTAGAGTGGACAACTCGTTCTTTGGGCTGCTACAGTGAGGAAGTGGTCCGAGAGTTTTACGCCTCTTATGTGGCTACTCTTCGATCACTGATCGATAAGTGGACTGCCCCCACCAAATAGGCCCCGCTTGAGCACGTCAGGGTACGCGGCATACAGGTCGACATCTCGGTGCCAGCCATCTACCGGTATCTATACGGTGAAGATGTAGATACTTGTTAAAGATGGTCGATTCTTGCATGATCAATCGCttagagagaccaccaagaggtggatggtcCTGCATTTATCTATTGATAGAGAGGGTAACGACTAGGTAATGgagccgaagggagccatcagGAAGGTTAGGATAGCAGAGCATGATGAACCAAAAACAACATGTGTAACTAGACATAGTTCATACGAATTCCTTGTAATGCcatttgggctgactaatgccccGGAAACGTTTTGCAACTTAATGAATAATGTACTGTTTTACTATCTTGATGACTTTGTTGTTGTCTACCTAGATGATATTGTCATTTATAGTCGAACATTGGAAGTACATGTTAATCACTTAAGTTTGGTTCAGTCTCAGTTAAGAAAAAACACACTTAATGTCAAGATGAAAAGTGTGAATTTGCTCAACAAGAGATAAAATTCTTGGGGCATCTTGTTAGTAAAAACCAAGTTCGAATGGATCCTAAAAAAGTGAAAGCAATTGTTGAATGGCAGGCACCTCGTCATGTGAAGGATTTGAGGTCGTTTCTTGGCTTGGCTAACTATTACAGAAAATTCATTGCTGGTTACCCAAAAAGGCAGCGACTTTGACAGATTTGTTGAAGAAAGATACAAAGTGGGTTTGGTCTGAATGATGTGATGAAGCATTTCAGAATTTGAATAATACTATTGCATCTGAACCTATGCTTAAATTGCCTGATTTTTTGTTACCATTTGAAGTACACACTGATGAGTCAGACAAGGCAATTGGCGGTGTATTAGTGCAAGAAGGTCATGCAGTGTCCTTTGAAAGTAGGAAATTGAATGATGCTGAGCAGAGATAGTCAACACATGAAAAAGAAATGGTTGTGGTGGTACACTGTTTGCAGGTTTGGAGAGTTTATCTTCTAGGTACTCGATTTGTAGTAAGAACTGATAATGCAGCAAATACATTCTTCAAAACACAGAAAAAGTTGAGTCCTAAACAAGCACGGTGTCAAGAGTTCCTGGCAGAATATGATTTCATGTGGGAACATAAACCAGAAAAACACAACCCAGTTGCTGATGCGCTGAGTAGAAAAGAAGTGTTTGTTGcagtatattcaatttcaaaacttgTAACTGATTTCTATGTTAAATGGATGTGTGCTGCAAATGATTCATTATATGTTAAATGGATGGGTCAAGTGCAAGATGGCACAATGAGATGGTTTTGGATCGAGGACGATCTGCTCTATTTAAAAGGGGGGAAAACCGTTGTACCAAATCAGGGCGGGTTGCACAAAGACGTAATGAAAGAGGCACATGATTCTGCTTGGGCTGGACATCCCGGTGTTGAAAGGATGTTAGCCTTACTGTGTCGTGTTTATTTTTGGCCGAAGATTGAAGACGATATAGAGGCATACGTCAAGACTTGTCATGTTTGTCAAGTTGAGAAGAGTGAACGTAAGAAGGAATAAGGTTTGTTGCAACCTTTGCCTGTTCCTGAAAGGCCATGGATATCAGTAAGCATGGATTTTATTTCTTGATTCCCTAAAGAATATGACAAAGCATCTATCATGGTGGTAGTTGACaggttttcaaaatattctgtTTTTATTGCTACACCTGAACTATGTTCATCTGAAGTTGCTGCTGATTTGTTCTACAAAGATATGGTTAAGTATTTTGGTGTTCCAGCTGACATTGTGAGTGATAGAGATACAAGGTTCACTGGTAGATTTTGGACAGCTTTGTTCAATATGATGGGAActgaaataaatttttctacTGCAAGTCATCCACACACAGATGGACAGACAGAAAGAATTAATCACTTGTTGGAAGATTACTTGAGGTACTATGTGAAAACAAGTCAATGGAATTGGGTAACATTGTTAGACACTGCGCAATTCTGCTATAATCTGCACAAGTCGTCTGCAACAGAAATGAGCCCTCTTAAATTGTTTTAAGAAGACCGCCTATGATGCTACTTGATGTTGCAAAATCAAAAAATCAGGGAAAATGTCCAGCAGCATATAGGGTTGCAAGGTATAGACTTGAAATGTTATCCAAGGCATAGGATAGCTTGCGCAAGGCTCAGCGGCGCATGAAGAAATATGATGATCAACATCGTCGCTCAATTGAGTTCAATATGGGTGACAAGATGTTACttaaacttaccccacaaaTCTTGAAACAGATTGTAAGTAAGACCAGACATCGGGTTTTGATTCCTAAGTATGATGGTCCATTCAAAGTGGTGAAATGAGTGGGCGAAGTTGCTTATAGGTTAAAATTGCCAGAAAAGTTGAAAATTCATCCCACTTTCCATGTGAGTTTCTTGGAACCTTACTTTGCAAACGCAGATGATCCTGACAGAAACAGGTCAAAGAGGGCTCCTCCATTTGTACCTACACAGTATGATGTTGAAATTGAGAAGATCCTTGATCACCGGGTGTTGGGCACAAGTAAGAGGAATACTAAGATAGAATTCTTGGTTCATTGGAAAGGCAAGAGTGCAGCTGATGCAGTTTGGGAGAAGGCAAAAGACTTATGGCAGTTTGATGCTCAACTCGAGGACTATCCTAAAACAGTATCGATGAGGACATCGAGTTCAAGTGGTGCAGGTGGTCTGTTAGACCCAcaaactacttgatctaactacccgcagacatgtcaaggacttgggcattggtcttgacATGGACGATGACAAAACAATGCAACACAActtcaaggtgcttgggtgttggcaaggcagcTTGAACATGCAAGGCTTACGTGCGGGATCAGGTCATTGGCAAGAGAGCGTGTTGTCTTGACAAGGCAAGGCTGTGAAGACTTGACAATGGCAAGAACAAAGGCAGTTCACCcgaattgctgaaataaaactaagtgtgggAGGACAGCTGAAATATTCCAGGTGTTGGAAGCtagctgaaatattctaagtgttggaatgtagcctgaaatattctaaatgttagaatattagtatttcgtgtagataataatgtattttgaattagattctattgGTTAGAAATATTATTGTTGAAAACTTAGTTTGAACCCTGTGATGACAAGTGTCGGACAGGTGTCCTTTGTAACTGCCACATGTAACTGCCATGtgtagaatttttattaaggtggaaattcgtctaaggcTTAGACAGAGTGTTTTTTAGCCTTAGAATAATTCGTGAAGCCTTCTATGTGTATTAGTTATCAGATTAATAAAGGTTAGGACAAGTTCCTTTAAAGTCTGTTTACTATTTAACTTTgctttaagtatttctatacttagtcaaattCGTGGGTGTAAAGTAGGCTAAGTGTTACAGACGTTTGCAAGACTGCCTAGAGTAGTGTCAGGTAAAAATAAATGGACCCTCTTTCCTTTAGTATGAAGAAGGGCATTGCATAATTTGTTCCTAAGTAATCGAATTGCTAGCAAATTAAAGTAGAACACCAAAGGCACAAAGGTAGGGATCAGAATATAAAGATTCTAGAATGGAAGTGGGATATGATTAGTATAGATTTCACTATAGGTTTTCCAAGATCTCAAAAGAAACATAATTCTATCTAGATTATTTTGGACAGAATTTCTAAAGCATCCCACTTTTTACGAGTAAAGACTACCCATTCAACGAAGGAttattatgcgaggttatatattaattaggttGTAAGAATTCATGGAGTTTCTATTTTGATTATATCAGTTAGAGGTGCGTAATTTAGTGCACATGATTTTCAAAGTAACCCAAGAGAGGTTGAAAATTGCACAAAGTCGTCAGGAATCCTACACTGATGTTAGGAGAAGGGAGTTAGAGTTTGaagtaaatgattttttatacTTGAAATTTTTACCCATGAAAGGTATTATGAGCTTTGGTAAGAATGAGAAGCTCTGTCCTCGATATATTCTTTAGTAAGAATGAGAAGCTCTGTCCTCGATATATTTGCCCttatagaatatcaaaaagCTTGGGTAATGAAGCTCATGGgttggagctaccacaagagttagaGGAGGTGCATTCGGTGTTGCACCTCTCCATGTTCAATAATTGCATGAGTGATGATTCATTGATCATGCCATTTGAGGATAATGGGATCAAGGATAGCGTATCTAATGAAGAGATTCCGGTTCAGATTCTAGATCACAATGTTCGCAAATTAAGGACTACGAAAGTAACATCAATAAAAGTTCTTTGGAAAAACAAATTTGTtgaggaagctacttgggaagatgagaaggatatgaagaagagatatccacatgTTTTTGAATTCGGAGAAACTATAGACcaaggtactaattctcttcTTTGTACTCTTTAACTTATGAGATTGCATGTGGTATTTGCATTGCTTCTTGGGTGTTTGAGTTGACTGTTAGTTATTACACTGTTAGCCTACTAATATTAAGCTCATGCGAGTATGAATAATTACAAGGGGATATATTGTAACACCccttaattataaagtactAGAAAGAAGTTAGAAATttgaaatagttttttttagaatataaaaatctggaaattttttaaGTGTGTTAAAATAGTGTTTAAGTAATTTAGGTGTGTTTCTATATATGGTAGGAAATATCTTGGAATGATCCTTCGAACGCCGAGTTTGTGCAATTTCGAGtttgtatgagtgagatatgaccatTGGAAGTTGGTTTGTTTAAATAAGGAAATGTCCAAtctgaatttttaaattatgtttttgttttttccatACAGTATTACTGTAATTTTTAGCGAATTAACTAAGGGTCAAAACTTATTTGTTTCAGTTTGCACAATTGGAAATTAACGCTAGTGTTCTAAAGAGAAGGACACAAGAGAAAGTAGAAGAGAAAAGTGAGATTCTTCATTTCGTAAGGAATTGATTGTGGTTTTTTTCAAGGATTTGATTCTACAACATATGTAAGTCTTCTTTAATGTTTGGTCCATTCACCCATacgaatcatttttatttcaGTGATGTTTGTTCAAGAAAGTTGAAAATTGATGAGTCTTAAATGTTGTTCTTTAGTTCTTGAGTTAGTTTGAGATTGAAGAGTTTCTTGAGGTTAAAATATTGTTTCCTTTATTTGTTTGAGTTAGATTCATGTGCATAGGTACTAGTTATCTGAATCTAAaggaaaatttgataaaaaaaataaagttaaatggAATTGGGGTCCGAAAATGAAGAAGGAATAAGTCAGACAAATCTGAATGCCAGGTCCCTATCATGGACCTGTTCCtcatatttgaaaaaaacaGTTTCTCATCACGGAGCAGTCACAGGTCGGTCATCCTCAGAAGTTATTTTGCGacctaatatttaattcatCTTCGCGTCGCAGATTAGGTTCCTAACAATGATTTCTTGATCGTTTCTCATCATTAACTATATAAAATCACTCCTCAACATCATGAGATCTTTCTTATAACAAATGTTAATCCttaaatccataattcaattcaaggatcaATTAAAAGTCAAGACAAGAGAAGTTAATATCCAAGTTAAGAGAAGTTCTTAGAGTCTTccaaaagtcttttacaaatgatttaactttgttttaaaacttGAGTTTTGAGTTTAGTAAGgagtaaagttgaagttcatttcttcaaaagcaTATGGGGACTATGTATCTCGGAAGagtttaaagtatttttacatttaaacaaataaggaaacttTGACTTCCAAAAGAACATTTGAGC
Proteins encoded in this window:
- the LOC138340365 gene encoding uncharacterized protein; its protein translation is MRSSVLDIFFSKNEKLCPRYICPYRISKSLGNEAHGLELPQELEEVHSVLHLSMFNNCMSDDSLIMPFEDNGIKDSVSNEEIPVQILDHNVRKLRTTKVTSIKVLWKNKFVEEATWEDEKDMKKRYPHVFEFGETIDQVLL